From the genome of Haloarcula taiwanensis:
CGGGCTGGCCGTTGGCCGCGGCGATGATCTGGTCGGCCGTGGAGGTGGCGACGTTCTCCTGTGCCGCCTCCGTAGACGCGCCCAGGTGGGGCGTGACGATGATGTCCTCGACGTCGAGCAGCGGGCTGTCCTCGGGGAGGGGTTCCTCGCCGAACACATCGAGCGCTGCGCCTTTCAGGACGCCGTCCTCGACGGCCTCAGCAAGCGCTGGCTCGTCGATGATGCCGCCGCGGGCACAGTTGACGACGTAGCCGCCCTCGAGTTCGGCGAGTTCCTCCTCGCCGATCATGTTCTCGGTCTCGGGGGTCAGCGGCGTGTGGATGGTGATGAAATCGGACTTGGCGAGGCAGTCTTCGAGGTCGTCGACCAGTTCCGCGCCGAACTGGTCGGCGCGCTCCTGACTGATGTAGGGGTCGAACGTGACGATGTCCATGCCGAGGCTGCCCAGTCGCTTGGCGACCTGCTGGCCGACGCGGCCGAAGCCGACGACGCCCAGCGTCTTGTTGTTGACCTCCGTGCCCAGGAACTCGCCTTTCGCCCACTCGCCGCTTTTCAGGCGGTCGTGGGCCTGCGGGATGGAGCGAGCGGTGGCAAACGCCATCGCGACAGAGTGTTCCGCGGCGGCACGGACGTTACCTTCGGGGGCGTTGGCGACGATGACGCCGTGGTCAGTGGCGGCGTCGATGTCGATGTTGTCGACGCCGATGCCGGCCCGGCCGACGATGATGAGGTCGGGCGCGGCCGCGAACACTTCTTCAGTGACTTCGGTGCCCGAGCGGACGATGAGCGCGTTCGCGTCGGCCACTGCGTCGAGGAGCGCGTCGCCCTCGACCTCGTAGGCTGTTTCGACATCGTGGCCCGCCTCACGGAGTCGCGTGAGACCGGCGTCGGCGATAGGGTCCGTGACGAGTACCTTCATACCGAATCGAACTTACTGGGGCGGCATAACGCTTGTTTTCTCCGTCCGAGCAACTACGTGCAAGCACTCGGGCCGGAGCGGTCGCGCCGCTGATGGGGGTGTCCTGCTGAGCGGGACCGTTCAGTGAAAAGGAACCGACTGGGCGTGACCTATCGCCAGGCCGGGAGCGAGGCAGCGTCTGAGAGCGGGGTTGTGAGATAGGCGTCGTCTCGGGTCACGTCAGCGAGGATAAACTGGTCCGTTGGACCCTCTTCAACGGACGCCATGATGTCTCCATCCGCGGCCATCTCGACCGGAGCGACAGGTTCCGACTCCATGCATGATAATATGTAACAACCCTATAAAAATTTAGCGAAACCCAGAGAGGGGAGTGGTATGACGCTGGGCCAACTGTCTGACAATAGTTCACATCCTGTCAGGATTGGTATGAGCGGGGAAGTGAGTCAGCACAGCCAGAGCCTGATATCTCAACCAATAGCGGTTGAGCAAGGACTTCTGTTCACGCGCAGAGACGGGCTGTGGATATGACAGAAGACGTAGTTGTTGCCAAGACACCACGGTCCCTCGGTTTCCGAGATAGCGCTTGCGCAGTCGTCAGAGATAGCCGATGGCCGTACAGCGTTCTACCCGAATGTCGAAAACGGACGGATGTTAAGGACTTAGTAGATGCGGGAAGGAAGTTCTGGCAGTATGAACGTTGCAGACGCTATGACGCCACGCTCGGAGGTCGTCACGGTTACTATACCCGGTACC
Proteins encoded in this window:
- a CDS encoding phosphoglycerate dehydrogenase, with product MKVLVTDPIADAGLTRLREAGHDVETAYEVEGDALLDAVADANALIVRSGTEVTEEVFAAAPDLIIVGRAGIGVDNIDIDAATDHGVIVANAPEGNVRAAAEHSVAMAFATARSIPQAHDRLKSGEWAKGEFLGTEVNNKTLGVVGFGRVGQQVAKRLGSLGMDIVTFDPYISQERADQFGAELVDDLEDCLAKSDFITIHTPLTPETENMIGEEELAELEGGYVVNCARGGIIDEPALAEAVEDGVLKGAALDVFGEEPLPEDSPLLDVEDIIVTPHLGASTEAAQENVATSTADQIIAAANGQPVANALNAPSLDEATFKQVGPYLDLADTAGRIAVQLFGGHMSEVQVTYAGDIAEQDVEYVTASALKGVFAPSDLQVNAVNAPQIAEDRGIDVTESKTRTSEDYQSLITVTVSDGEESVSVCGTQFGGEEPRIVRIDDHRIEAVPHGHMLVVRNRDEPGTIGFIGTVLGDADINIAGMFNGRETIGGEALSVYNLDEQPPQDIIERLNGDSRIIETTYVELGDE